The following proteins are co-located in the uncultured Propionivibrio sp. genome:
- a CDS encoding cyclic nucleotide-binding domain-containing protein: MASNLASLRAVPLFSGVPDEQLELVARVAVRRKFPKHRTVVFAGDKTSALYVIVSGSAKVLSRDSEGREVILAFLSQGECFGEMGLIDGELRSADVVVVDSCELLEISRDDLVKAFKQSSDLSLNIMKSLVTRLRQANWKIEGLALMDVYGRVAKNLFDLSEVVGGVRIIRHKVTKQDMAKLVGASREMVTRVMKDLERSGYIRIDDGNIVITMD; the protein is encoded by the coding sequence ATGGCGTCTAATCTGGCGTCGCTCAGGGCTGTACCGCTGTTTTCCGGAGTCCCCGATGAACAGCTGGAACTGGTGGCTCGCGTCGCGGTAAGGCGCAAGTTTCCCAAGCACCGCACCGTGGTATTTGCGGGCGACAAGACAAGTGCGCTCTATGTAATCGTGAGCGGGAGTGCCAAGGTGCTGAGCCGTGATTCGGAGGGCAGGGAAGTGATTCTTGCCTTTCTCTCGCAGGGCGAGTGCTTTGGGGAAATGGGTCTGATCGACGGCGAGCTGCGTTCGGCGGACGTGGTCGTGGTGGATTCCTGCGAATTGCTTGAGATATCCAGGGATGACCTGGTGAAGGCCTTCAAGCAAAGTTCGGATCTCAGCCTGAACATCATGAAGAGTCTGGTCACGCGTCTGCGTCAGGCCAACTGGAAAATCGAAGGGCTGGCCCTGATGGATGTCTATGGTCGCGTCGCCAAGAACCTTTTCGACTTGTCTGAAGTGGTCGGTGGCGTGCGCATCATCCGGCACAAGGTCACCAAGCAGGATATGGCCAAGCTCGTGGGGGCATCGCGCGAGATGGTAACGCGGGTGATGAAGGATCTGGAAAGAAGCGGTTACATCCGGATCGATGACGGGAACATCGTTATTACGATGGACTGA
- the trxB gene encoding thioredoxin-disulfide reductase: protein MSHVTRHSPLLILGSGPAGYTAAVYAARANLKPVLITGMAQGGQLMTTTEVDNWPAAAEGIQGPELMQQFEAHARRFETDIVFDHIHTAKLGERPFTLIGDAGSYTCDALIIATGASAQYLGLPSEETFAGRGVSACATCDGFFYRNKRVAVIGGGNTAVEEALYLANIASHVTLVHRRDKLRSEKIMQDKLFEKAEAGKVTLKWNATVDEILGDKTGVTGLRIKSTQTGTAEDIPLDGVFVAIGHKPNTDLFVGQLELDNGYIVTQGGRHGNATQTSIKGVFAAGDVQDHIYRQACTSAGSGCMAALDAERYLDQLSG, encoded by the coding sequence ATGTCCCACGTCACCCGCCATTCTCCTCTCCTGATTTTGGGTTCCGGTCCGGCTGGATATACCGCCGCCGTCTACGCCGCACGCGCCAATCTCAAGCCCGTTCTGATCACCGGCATGGCTCAAGGTGGACAGCTGATGACGACCACTGAAGTCGACAACTGGCCAGCCGCTGCGGAAGGCATTCAAGGCCCGGAACTCATGCAGCAGTTTGAGGCCCACGCCCGTCGTTTCGAGACCGACATCGTTTTCGATCACATCCACACGGCAAAGCTGGGGGAAAGACCGTTCACGCTGATCGGCGACGCCGGCTCCTATACCTGTGACGCACTGATCATCGCCACTGGTGCTTCGGCACAATATCTCGGCCTGCCCTCCGAGGAAACCTTCGCCGGCCGCGGCGTTTCCGCCTGCGCCACTTGCGACGGGTTCTTCTACCGCAACAAGCGCGTCGCGGTCATCGGCGGCGGCAACACGGCGGTCGAGGAGGCGCTCTATCTCGCCAACATCGCCAGTCATGTCACGCTCGTCCATCGACGCGACAAGCTGCGCAGCGAAAAGATCATGCAGGACAAGCTGTTCGAAAAAGCCGAGGCCGGCAAGGTCACGCTCAAGTGGAACGCGACCGTCGATGAAATTCTTGGCGACAAGACCGGCGTCACCGGTCTGCGTATCAAGAGCACCCAGACGGGCACCGCCGAAGACATCCCGCTCGACGGCGTTTTCGTCGCCATCGGTCACAAACCGAACACGGACCTTTTTGTCGGGCAACTCGAACTGGACAACGGCTATATCGTCACCCAGGGCGGCCGCCACGGCAATGCCACGCAAACCAGCATCAAGGGCGTTTTCGCCGCCGGCGACGTGCAGGATCACATTTATCGCCAGGCCTGCACCTCGGCAGGCAGCGGCTGCATGGCGGCACTCGATGCCGAGCGCTATCTCGATCAGTTGAGCGGCTAA
- a CDS encoding Smr/MutS family protein, whose product MKHPPPTPEDIAAFRAAVADAVPLSADIRVVHEPPKPRPRARQREQDEAAAITESLHGPLEIDDLVALGEVTSYLRTGLPRNVLRDLRRGRWSIQNHIDLHGMNRHEAHEAVSQFVAESLASGKRCLRIVHGRGFGSPGREGVLRHLVKGWLMRSKHVLAFCHAPLADGGEGALWVLLQASEGRPPR is encoded by the coding sequence ATGAAACATCCGCCCCCTACCCCAGAGGACATTGCCGCATTCCGCGCCGCGGTCGCCGACGCCGTGCCCTTGTCTGCGGACATCCGCGTCGTCCACGAACCGCCAAAACCGCGACCGAGGGCGCGCCAACGCGAACAGGACGAGGCCGCCGCCATTACCGAATCGCTGCATGGTCCGCTCGAAATCGACGACCTCGTTGCGCTCGGCGAAGTCACGTCTTACCTGCGCACCGGACTTCCGCGCAACGTGCTGCGTGATCTGCGGCGCGGACGCTGGTCAATCCAGAATCACATCGACCTGCACGGCATGAATCGCCACGAGGCGCACGAAGCCGTCAGCCAGTTTGTCGCCGAATCACTTGCCAGCGGCAAGCGCTGCCTGCGCATCGTGCACGGCCGCGGCTTCGGCTCGCCAGGTCGCGAAGGCGTGTTGCGGCATCTGGTCAAGGGATGGCTGATGCGCAGCAAGCATGTGCTCGCATTCTGTCACGCACCGCTGGCCGACGGCGGCGAGGGTGCGCTGTGGGTACTGCTGCAGGCGAGCGAGGGACGCCCGCCCCGCTGA
- a CDS encoding P-II family nitrogen regulator: MKKIEAVIKPFKLDEVREALSEIGVSGLTVTEVKGFGRQKGHTELYRGAEYVVDFLPKVKIEIVVPDGSVEAAIESIIKAAHTGKIGDGKIFVTNVEQVVRIRTGETGEEAV; this comes from the coding sequence ATGAAGAAAATCGAAGCTGTCATCAAGCCGTTCAAGCTCGACGAGGTACGCGAGGCGTTGTCGGAAATCGGCGTATCCGGGTTGACGGTGACGGAGGTCAAAGGCTTCGGTCGTCAGAAAGGGCATACCGAGTTGTATCGCGGCGCCGAATACGTCGTCGATTTCCTGCCGAAAGTGAAGATCGAGATCGTTGTTCCGGACGGTTCGGTCGAGGCAGCGATCGAGTCGATCATCAAGGCGGCGCATACGGGCAAGATCGGTGATGGCAAGATTTTCGTCACCAACGTCGAACAGGTGGTTCGCATCCGCACCGGCGAGACCGGCGAAGAAGCCGTCTAA